TTAAACCAGGATGATGCTTCTGATTGATGCAGTATCGGCCGGCGAGTTCTTACAACTCTCCATTCTTCACCACCAACTCTGGTGCTCCTGTATGGAACAACAACTCCTCCATGACCGTTGGACCCAGAGGTATCCTCTCTATCTTACTATGACCGTACTTCATATGGTTTACATCTGTAAGAAATGTTAACGTTACACACTTCTGTTTGTGTTGGATCTTGGCAGGTCCTATCCTTCTTGAGGATTACCATCTCGTCGAGAAGCTTGCCAACTTCGACAGGGAGCGTATTCCAGAACGTGTGGTTCACGCAAGAGGAGCCAGTGCAAAGGGTTTCTTCGAGGTCACGCATGATATATCCAACCTAACGTGCGCAGACTTCCTTAGAGCTCCAGGTGTACAGACACCGGTCATTGTCCGTTTCTCCACCGTTATCCATGAACGTGGAAGTCCCGAGACCTTGAGAGACCCTCGTGGCTTCGCAGTCAAGTTCTACACCAGAGAAGTAAGTCATCACTTCTttttaacaaattaataaaaatagatatttcttGCTAAACAAGTAAGTGATTGTTCTTTCCGAACAGGGGAACTTTGATCTTGTCGGAAACAACTTCCCTGTCTTCTTCATAAGGGACGGGATGAAGTTCCCTGACATGGTCCACGCGCTtaaaccaaaccctaaatctcaCATCCAAGAAAACTGGAGAGTTCTTGACTTCTTCTCACACCACCCTGAGAGCTTGAACATGTTCACTTTCCTCTTTGACGACATCGGTATCCCGCAAGATTACAGACACATGGAAGGCTCAGGTGTCAACACTTATATGCTCATCAACAAATCCGGCAAAGCTCACTACGTGAAGTTCCACTGGAAACCAACATGTGGAGTCAAGTCTCTTTTAGAAGAAGATGCAGTCCGTGTAGGAGGAACCAACCACAGTCACGCCACACAGGACTTGTATGACTCCATTGC
The sequence above is drawn from the Brassica napus cultivar Da-Ae chromosome A8, Da-Ae, whole genome shotgun sequence genome and encodes:
- the LOC106436083 gene encoding catalase-2-like; the protein is MDPYKYRPASSYNSPFFTTNSGAPVWNNNSSMTVGPRGPILLEDYHLVEKLANFDRERIPERVVHARGASAKGFFEVTHDISNLTCADFLRAPGVQTPVIVRFSTVIHERGSPETLRDPRGFAVKFYTREGNFDLVGNNFPVFFIRDGMKFPDMVHALKPNPKSHIQENWRVLDFFSHHPESLNMFTFLFDDIGIPQDYRHMEGSGVNTYMLINKSGKAHYVKFHWKPTCGVKSLLEEDAVRVGGTNHSHATQDLYDSIAAGNYPEWKLFIQVIDPADEDKFDFDPLDVTKTWPENLLPLQPVGRMVLNKNIDNFFAENEQLAFCPAIIVPGIHYSDDKLLQTRVFSYADTQRHRLGPNYLQLPVNAPKCAHHNNHHEGFMNFMHRDEEVNYFPSRYDPVRHAEKYPTPPAVCSGKRERCVIEKENNFKEPGERYRSFTPERQERFIRRWIEALSDPRITHEIRSIWISYWSQADKTLGQKLASSLNVRPSI